The following are encoded together in the bacterium genome:
- a CDS encoding prepilin-type N-terminal cleavage/methylation domain-containing protein, whose protein sequence is MVSLRKKGFTLIELLVVIAIIAILAAILFPVLTNVKEKGRATTCTSNLRQLTMAIFQYCDDNSGIMPPVHPGGHFSRDWAGCVGINGVDVRQAPIWKWIRNEKVFACPSGKKPLSYAMNMFMGTYDVKGDIRYNLKLETECAGRARNVMLLIHDGNHDDGYFAIDNSTNIPDNIHLGGTCLSYCDGHVKCAPKAALKAECDKGDWYSQAWWDYLRKG, encoded by the coding sequence TTGGTTTCGCTGAGAAAAAAAGGGTTCACGCTGATCGAACTGCTGGTCGTCATTGCCATCATCGCCATTCTGGCGGCAATACTGTTTCCGGTCCTTACAAACGTGAAGGAAAAGGGCAGGGCGACAACATGTACCAGCAACTTGAGGCAGCTCACAATGGCCATATTTCAATATTGCGACGACAATAGCGGCATAATGCCGCCTGTTCACCCTGGAGGTCATTTTTCCCGAGATTGGGCCGGCTGCGTTGGAATTAATGGGGTTGATGTAAGACAAGCCCCTATTTGGAAATGGATACGAAACGAGAAAGTGTTTGCTTGTCCGTCCGGCAAAAAGCCTTTATCGTACGCAATGAATATGTTTATGGGCACTTACGATGTCAAGGGCGATATAAGATATAACCTGAAACTTGAGACGGAATGTGCGGGCAGAGCGCGCAATGTCATGCTGCTTATACATGACGGCAACCATGATGACGGATATTTTGCCATCGACAACAGCACCAACATTCCAGACAATATCCATTTGGGCGGCACTTGTCTATCATATTGCGACGGGCATGTCAAATGTGCTCCGAAGGCCGCGCTCAAGGCCGAGTGCGACAAGGGAGACTGGTACAGCCAAGCCTGGTGGGATTATCTGCGTAAGGGCTAG
- a CDS encoding Do family serine endopeptidase, with amino-acid sequence MRTALSKALKQPSIVVVCLLSIALGFSLAANYYHHSPSTAIAATKDAALSDWRTAFEDVADKVGPSVVYITREKTVEVRDPFSGFDDFFNFGPFSMPRQSQQTQKQTQVASGSGIIVRSDGYILTNSHVVADADRVTVKLLDGREFKGTVLLDPRTDLALVKIDAKDLPAAQFADSDKVKVGQWAIAMGAPFRLRNTMTVGVVSAIRKEVEGSNSQEDLPYPEIIQTDASINPGNSGGPLVDLNGKVMGINGAIYSTSGGNVGIGFAIPVNTAKFVMAQLIEKGKVVRGYLGVSMKDLTLTLSKKLGVKEGVLVEDVQSDSPADNGGIKVKDVITSVDGKQTKNAAALRHAVETIAPNTPVKVTVVREKAEKTLTVKVGEVPDKLNGISTSDEDSVKTGLTVQPLTPDVAESIGVDKDIKGVVVRKVEPGTPAERAGFAVKDVITEIDDAPITSVASFAKAVSKLKSGDTSIVVVQRGDRNVIIEMTMD; translated from the coding sequence ATGCGTACGGCGTTGAGTAAGGCGCTGAAGCAGCCCAGTATTGTGGTTGTATGTCTATTGAGCATTGCGCTCGGTTTTTCGCTTGCTGCAAACTATTATCATCATTCTCCATCCACCGCGATTGCCGCCACTAAAGATGCGGCTTTATCGGACTGGCGCACCGCTTTTGAAGATGTCGCCGATAAAGTCGGACCAAGTGTCGTTTATATCACCAGGGAAAAGACAGTCGAAGTGCGCGACCCGTTCTCCGGCTTTGATGACTTCTTCAACTTCGGTCCATTCAGCATGCCGCGGCAGTCTCAGCAGACCCAAAAACAGACGCAGGTTGCCAGCGGATCGGGCATCATTGTCCGCTCGGACGGATACATTCTCACCAACAGCCATGTCGTTGCCGATGCGGATAGAGTCACCGTCAAACTCCTGGACGGCCGTGAGTTCAAGGGCACAGTATTGCTCGATCCTCGCACGGACCTGGCTCTGGTCAAGATAGACGCAAAGGACCTTCCGGCAGCTCAGTTTGCCGACTCGGATAAGGTGAAAGTCGGTCAGTGGGCTATTGCCATGGGCGCTCCATTCAGACTCAGAAACACGATGACGGTCGGTGTCGTGAGCGCGATTCGCAAGGAAGTCGAAGGGTCCAATTCTCAGGAAGACCTTCCATATCCTGAAATAATTCAGACCGATGCGTCGATCAACCCTGGTAATTCCGGCGGTCCGCTGGTGGACCTTAATGGTAAGGTGATGGGGATCAACGGGGCTATTTATTCCACATCCGGCGGTAATGTCGGCATCGGGTTTGCAATACCGGTCAATACCGCAAAATTCGTAATGGCTCAACTTATCGAAAAGGGCAAAGTGGTCAGAGGATATCTGGGAGTGAGTATGAAAGATCTTACTCTCACACTATCCAAAAAGCTTGGGGTAAAAGAAGGCGTACTTGTGGAGGATGTTCAGAGTGATTCTCCAGCAGACAATGGCGGCATCAAGGTCAAGGATGTTATTACGAGCGTGGATGGTAAGCAGACCAAGAATGCGGCGGCGCTCAGACATGCAGTCGAGACTATAGCTCCAAACACGCCTGTTAAGGTGACCGTGGTCCGCGAAAAGGCAGAGAAAACGCTGACTGTGAAAGTCGGCGAAGTGCCTGATAAATTGAACGGCATATCGACATCCGACGAGGATTCGGTCAAGACAGGGCTTACAGTACAGCCTCTGACTCCCGATGTGGCGGAATCTATCGGCGTGGACAAAGACATTAAGGGCGTCGTTGTTCGCAAAGTGGAGCCGGGCACTCCCGCCGAGAGGGCAGGGTTTGCCGTCAAGGACGTCATCACTGAGATAGATGATGCTCCGATCACCAGTGTTGCGTCATTCGCAAAAGCTGTGAGCAAGCTCAAGAGCGGCGATACATCCATTGTTGTGGTGCAGCGCGGCGACCGCAATGTCATAATCGAAATGACAATGGACTAA
- a CDS encoding zf-HC2 domain-containing protein, with product MNCRRVVSLMSAYVDGELTGAEMLEIRRHLGDCTDCTEEYESIRLVKQMLFRLDAVKPRQDLAASILTTLDAVEVPRYQKIINSVVNLMHQKLSPVAAALAVSGFALVIMSAGGVNDVSMKSGQEMAMSQYGAYTSGVKYSPNISANSYILTDQPQPLIVKDNVSELTHSDLKFASIR from the coding sequence ATGAATTGCAGACGAGTGGTGAGTTTGATGTCCGCTTATGTGGATGGTGAGCTTACGGGGGCGGAGATGCTTGAAATCAGAAGGCATCTGGGAGATTGCACGGATTGCACCGAAGAGTATGAATCGATAAGGCTGGTAAAGCAGATGCTGTTCAGGCTCGATGCCGTCAAGCCCAGGCAGGACCTTGCTGCTTCGATATTGACAACGCTTGATGCTGTCGAAGTGCCGCGATATCAGAAAATCATCAACTCTGTGGTCAATCTTATGCACCAGAAGCTGAGTCCGGTCGCTGCCGCTCTGGCAGTTTCGGGTTTTGCGCTCGTGATCATGTCGGCTGGTGGCGTAAACGATGTGAGCATGAAGTCCGGTCAGGAGATGGCTATGTCGCAATATGGAGCATATACATCCGGCGTCAAATACTCTCCGAATATATCCGCTAACTCGTATATCTTGACCGACCAGCCTCAGCCGCTTATTGTCAAAGACAATGTCAGCGAGCTTACACATTCCGATCTTAAATTTGCAAGCATCAGATAG